In the Mycolicibacter sp. MU0102 genome, one interval contains:
- a CDS encoding acyl-CoA dehydrogenase family protein: MTGSAASLGSHAEAVAAAEAFAAAVRPGAADRDRAGNVPRVELAEFDRSGLAAITVPAADGGSGLGPVTLAEVIRTIAAADPALAQIPQGHFLAIDVLRLLGTPEQRSRVLSAVTEGGRVAPVLAERGGTHALDLKTRLVADGPSWRLDGIKYYSTGAITARWLAASALDPDGRLVLALVERDRAGVTIGEDWSAMGQRSTVSGTTTFDGVHVDAGFVVPYWTAFTEPQLLGARAQLVHAAIEAGIAQGALADAAEFVRTRSRPFSEAYRADHAPTAAEDPNIRLRFGRLATRSRAAVQLLRWAADVLDGLGLVPTGPDTAAHGSIAVAQAKAFASDVAVDAANELFALTGASGTDLKHGLDRHWRNARTHSVHDPVDWKYHHIGAWELAAVRPPNHAQI, translated from the coding sequence GTGACCGGTTCAGCAGCCTCATTGGGCAGCCACGCCGAAGCAGTCGCTGCCGCTGAGGCCTTCGCGGCCGCCGTGCGTCCGGGTGCGGCTGACCGAGACCGAGCCGGGAACGTCCCGCGTGTCGAACTGGCCGAATTCGACCGCTCCGGTCTGGCGGCGATCACCGTCCCCGCCGCGGACGGCGGATCCGGTTTGGGCCCGGTGACACTGGCCGAGGTGATCAGAACCATCGCCGCCGCCGACCCGGCGTTGGCGCAGATCCCGCAGGGCCACTTTCTAGCCATCGATGTCCTGCGCCTGTTGGGCACGCCAGAGCAGCGCAGTCGGGTCCTGTCCGCAGTCACCGAGGGCGGACGGGTTGCGCCGGTGCTGGCCGAGCGTGGCGGTACCCACGCCCTCGACCTCAAGACCCGACTGGTTGCCGACGGTCCGAGCTGGCGCCTGGACGGCATCAAGTACTACAGCACCGGTGCCATCACCGCCCGCTGGCTGGCCGCCAGCGCGCTGGACCCCGACGGCCGGTTGGTGCTGGCACTGGTCGAGCGCGACCGTGCGGGGGTGACCATCGGCGAGGACTGGTCGGCGATGGGACAGCGCTCCACGGTCAGCGGCACAACAACTTTCGACGGGGTGCACGTCGATGCCGGATTCGTCGTGCCGTACTGGACAGCGTTCACCGAACCACAACTGCTCGGTGCGCGAGCCCAGTTGGTGCACGCGGCCATCGAAGCCGGGATCGCGCAGGGGGCGCTGGCCGATGCCGCAGAGTTCGTGCGAACCCGCAGCAGACCGTTCTCCGAGGCGTACCGGGCCGACCATGCGCCGACTGCCGCCGAGGATCCCAACATCCGGTTGCGGTTCGGCAGATTGGCCACCCGCAGCCGAGCCGCCGTGCAGCTGCTGCGCTGGGCAGCCGACGTCCTCGATGGGCTGGGCTTGGTGCCGACCGGCCCCGACACCGCCGCACACGGGTCGATCGCGGTTGCCCAGGCCAAGGCGTTCGCCAGCGACGTGGCGGTCGACGCGGCCAACGAGCTGTTCGCGTTGACCGGGGCCAGCGGAACCGACCTCAAGCACGGATTGGATCGGCATTGGCGCAACGCCCGTACCCACAGCGTGCACGATCCCGTGGATTGGAAGTACCACCACATCGGAGCATGGGAGCTCGCCGCTGTTCGGCCGCCCAATCACGCACAGATCTGA
- a CDS encoding DUF1802 family protein, whose translation MHGMALKEWSAVIAALLAGRQRILLRKGGIHEKRFDVSADEFLLFPTSVHSHAERVRPEHRDLLAPAAADSTAEQVLVRAAAKVVAALPVERPEALEDIADLHIWTAESVRADRLDFRPKHRLTALVIQVLPLSTPVRLPRSPDYAGCASWVQLPVTDPELGAPVFTAEQLQAVTARVRDTVG comes from the coding sequence ATGCACGGTATGGCGTTGAAGGAGTGGAGCGCTGTCATTGCCGCGCTGCTGGCCGGCCGGCAACGAATCCTGCTGCGTAAAGGCGGCATTCACGAGAAGCGCTTCGATGTCAGCGCCGACGAGTTCCTGCTGTTCCCGACCTCGGTACACAGCCACGCCGAGCGCGTCCGGCCCGAACACCGCGACCTGCTTGCGCCGGCCGCTGCCGACTCCACCGCGGAGCAGGTGCTGGTGCGGGCCGCTGCGAAAGTCGTTGCAGCGCTGCCTGTCGAGCGGCCCGAGGCGCTGGAGGACATCGCGGACCTGCACATCTGGACCGCTGAATCGGTGCGTGCCGATCGGCTGGATTTCCGGCCCAAACATCGGTTGACGGCGCTGGTGATCCAGGTGTTGCCGCTGTCGACACCGGTGCGGCTGCCGCGCAGCCCCGACTATGCCGGCTGTGCCAGCTGGGTGCAGCTCCCGGTCACCGACCCGGAGTTGGGTGCCCCGGTGTTCACCGCCGAACAGCTCCAGGCGGTGACCGCCCGGGTCCGCGACACCGTCGGATGA
- a CDS encoding enoyl-CoA hydratase: MSDDILLVQTQDRIRTLTLNRPKARNALSGALRAAIFGALADADADDDVDVLILTGADPVFCAGLDLKEFGESTGIADISPQWPPMTKPVIGAINGAAVTGGLELALYCDVLIASEQARFADTHARVGLLPSWGLSVRLPQKVGVGLARRMSLTGDYLSAADALRAGLVTEVVPHDELLPAALRVAASVVGNNQAAVRALLASYHRIDESQTATGLWLEAMAAKQWLNAVTGADVAANRAAVLERGRAQVQ; this comes from the coding sequence GTGAGCGACGACATTCTGCTGGTTCAGACACAGGACCGCATCCGCACCCTGACCCTCAACCGCCCGAAGGCCCGCAATGCGCTCTCCGGCGCGCTGCGTGCGGCCATCTTCGGCGCGCTGGCCGATGCGGACGCCGACGACGACGTCGACGTGCTGATCCTGACCGGCGCCGATCCGGTGTTCTGTGCCGGGTTGGACCTCAAGGAGTTCGGTGAATCCACTGGCATTGCAGACATTTCCCCGCAGTGGCCACCGATGACCAAGCCGGTGATCGGCGCCATCAACGGTGCGGCGGTCACCGGCGGGCTTGAGTTGGCGCTGTACTGCGACGTGCTGATTGCCTCGGAGCAGGCCCGATTCGCTGACACCCACGCCCGCGTCGGTTTGCTGCCGTCGTGGGGCCTCAGTGTCCGACTCCCCCAGAAGGTCGGCGTGGGCTTGGCCCGCCGGATGAGCCTGACCGGCGATTACCTGTCGGCTGCCGATGCGCTGCGGGCCGGGTTGGTCACCGAAGTGGTGCCGCACGACGAGCTGTTGCCGGCCGCCCTTCGGGTGGCGGCGTCGGTCGTCGGCAACAACCAGGCCGCGGTGCGTGCGCTGCTGGCCTCCTATCACCGCATCGACGAGTCGCAGACCGCCACCGGACTGTGGTTGGAGGCGATGGCGGCCAAACAGTGGCTGAACGCCGTGACCGGCGCCGACGTCGCCGCCAACCGGGCGGCCGTACTGGAACGGGGACGCGCCCAGGTGCAGTGA
- a CDS encoding sugar O-acetyltransferase — protein MLRGALYRPDDPDLVAGRRACQRVVAAFNATGPDDEDSRRELLGELLGSFGADSEILPRFSCDYGIYISIGVNCFVNYDAVFLDCAPITIGDHVSIGPRAQLLTALHPIDDIEARRAGWESAAPITLGDNVWLAAGVIVCPGVTIGADTVVGAGSVVTRDLPAGVLAAGNPCRILRPIG, from the coding sequence ATGCTGCGCGGGGCCCTGTATCGGCCCGACGACCCGGACCTGGTCGCCGGCCGGCGGGCATGTCAGCGCGTGGTCGCGGCGTTCAACGCCACCGGGCCAGACGACGAAGACAGCCGCCGTGAGCTGCTGGGCGAACTGCTTGGATCATTCGGGGCGGACTCGGAGATTTTGCCCCGATTCTCTTGCGACTACGGGATATACATCAGCATCGGCGTCAACTGTTTCGTCAATTACGACGCGGTCTTTCTGGACTGCGCGCCCATCACCATCGGGGACCATGTGTCGATCGGACCCCGCGCCCAGCTGCTGACGGCGCTGCACCCCATCGATGACATCGAGGCACGGCGGGCCGGCTGGGAGTCGGCCGCTCCGATCACCCTTGGTGACAACGTGTGGCTGGCGGCAGGGGTGATCGTGTGCCCCGGCGTGACGATTGGAGCCGACACGGTCGTGGGAGCCGGCAGCGTGGTGACCCGCGATTTGCCGGCCGGCGTGCTCGCGGCCGGAAATCCGTGCCGGATCCTTCGGCCGATCGGCTAG